The sequence CGAGGAGCCGCAGCGCTCCGTGATCGGCGCGACGATGGACGTATTGGGCAGGGACAGCGCGGTCATCGGCACGATCCACCCGCGGATGAACTTCTATCGCGTATCCGACGAGCCGGTGCCGACGCCCGACGTGCGCAGCAGCATCAAGGGCGATCTGTACGTGAACCTGATGGCGTTCGAGAGTAACGGCGCCAACGCGACGGTCAAGGTGATCGTCGAGCCGCTCGTGCCGTGGATCTGGTTCGGCGGGCTGGTGATCGTGCTCGGCGCGCTCATCGGCATGTTCCATGGCGGGCGTCGGCGCACCCCCAGCGCGCCAACGCCGCCGGAGCAGTCCGCGGCGGAGGAGCCGGTCCTGACCGGAGCCGGCGAGTGAACTGGAAGCGCGCCGCCATCGCCACGCTCGCCGCCGCGCCGGTGATCGCGCTGTTCGCGTTCGGCTTCACACGGAATCCGAGCGAGATCCCTTCGCCGCTTCCGGGACGACCCGCGCCGCCGTTCGCGCTGCCGGTATTCGCCACCGGCGAGCCGCCGCTCGCTCGCGACGTCGGCGACACCATCCGGCTCGGCGATCTGGCCGGCAAGGTCGTCGTCGTCAACTTCTGGGCGTCGTGGTGCCTCGCCTGCCGCGACGAGCACGCCGCGCTCAGCGAGACCGCCCGGGAGTACGCCGACAAGCCGGCGCAGTTCATCGGCGTGCTGTATCACGATCGTCCGGCCAACGGACTGCGCTGGATCGAAGGCATGGGCGGCCAGAGCTATCCTTCCGTCACCGACGACCGGTCGCGCACGGCGATCGACTACGGCCTGTACGGCGTGCCCGAGACGTTCATCGTCGATCCCGGCGGCCGCATCGCGTACAAGCACATCGGTCCCATCACGGCGGGCGTGTTGCGCTTCTGGATAGACTCTCTCGCGCCGAGTCCGGCGC comes from Gemmatimonadaceae bacterium and encodes:
- a CDS encoding redoxin domain-containing protein, with amino-acid sequence MNWKRAAIATLAAAPVIALFAFGFTRNPSEIPSPLPGRPAPPFALPVFATGEPPLARDVGDTIRLGDLAGKVVVVNFWASWCLACRDEHAALSETAREYADKPAQFIGVLYHDRPANGLRWIEGMGGQSYPSVTDDRSRTAIDYGLYGVPETFIVDPGGRIAYKHIGPITAGVLRFWIDSLAPSPALDTVPAGSGL